CGCGAAAGAGGTGTGGCGCCCGCCCGAAGAGTCGAACGGGCTCTTGCGCACCAGGCGGTGCACGCCGGTCTCGGTGCGCAGCAGGCCATAGGCGTACTCGCCCTCGATGTGGATGGTCGCGCCCTTGATGCCGGCGATGTCGCCAGGCGTTTCCTCATCCACCGTGGCCTTGAAGCCCTTGCGCTCGGCGTACTTCAGGTACTGGCGCAGCAGCATGCCGGCCCAGTCGCACGCTTCGGTGCCGCCGGCGCCGGCCTGGATGTCGATGTAGCAGTTCAGCGGGTCGGCCTCGCGCCCGAACATGCGGCGGAACTCGAGTTCCTCGATCAGCGGCTGCAGCTTGGCCGTCTCGGCCTCGATGGTGGCGAGGCCCGCTTCGTCGCCTTCCTCGCGGCTCATCTCGTACAGCTCGCTGTTGTCGGCCAGCTCCGCGGTGAGCTTTTGCAGCGTCAGCACCACGGCGTCGAGCGATTTTTTTTCCTTGCCCAGGTCCTGGGCCTTCTTGGGGTCGTTCCAGACGTTCGGGTCTTCAAGCGACGCGTTTACCGTGCGCAGGCGTTCGTATTTGGCATCGTAGTCAAAGATACCTCCGTAACTCGCGCGTGCGCGCGCTGAGGTCTTCGAGGGTGTTGCCGATCTGGTTGATGTGTTCTGCTTCCATGGTGATTCTTTCCTGTGTGTTCTGCGTGAAATAACAGGCGATTTTCTCATGGAGCCCACGCCGGCCCGTGGGTAGGGGGATGGGCTAAAAATGATAGCTGCCAGCGCTTGACTGGCAAGCGCTTCAGGCCGATTTGCCTTAAATCTTCGAGACGAAGTCTTCGATCAGCTTCGCCACCACCTGTGGCTGGTCGTGGTGCAGCATGTGGCCCGCGTCCTGCACCACGGCCGTGCGCACGTCGCGCACGTGCGTCAGGCGCTGGTGGTACTCGGCCAGGGTGTACTTGTCCTTCCACCACTGGCTCAGGCTATCGCTGTTCGCCTCCACGGACAGCACGGGCGCGCGAATGGCGGCGTACAGCGCCAGGGCCTCGTCCACGCGGAACAGGTGCGGATTGACGATCTTGTGGGCGTCGTCGCCCAGGATGGCCCAACGGCCGTCGGCGCCGGGCGCGGCCCACTCGCGCGCCAGCCAGGCGGCCTTGCCCGCGGGCAGGCGCGGGTTGGTCTTCATCAGGCGCTGGGCCACGCCGTCGGCATCGTCATAGGTCTTGAGCGCCAGTTCGCCGCGCTCGTGCTGGCGGATCTCCTCCATCCACTGGGCGTAGCGGCGCGGGGCTTGGCTTGGGTGGGTGGCGGGCAGGCCAAAGCCCTCCAGGTTGACCAGGCGGCGGATGCGCTCGGGGCGCACGCCGCCATAGACCATGGCCACGTTGCCGCCCATGCTGTGGCCCACCAGGTCGATGGGCTGGGCGCCGGCGTAGTGGTCCAGCAGCTGGTCCAGGTCGGCCAAGTAGTCGGCAAAGGCGTAGTGGTCACAGGGCGCGGCCGGGCGCGTGTGGCCGAAGCCGCGCCAGTCGGGGGCGATGATCTGGCGGCCGGCGGCAAAGGCCTTGCTGAAGGCATCGACCACGAACTGCCAGGATGCACCCACATCCATCCAGCCGTGCACCAGCACCAGCGGCGCCTGGCCGGGCTGGGGGGCGCCCCACAGGCGCACGTGGTAGTCGAGGTGGCGGATGCGCACGGTTTCGGTGCGCGCGGTGCGAAGGGGCTGGTACATGGGGCCGGATTATTTGCGTCGCGCCGGCGGCGCCCAGTCGTGCCTGGGACAGTGTGCGCGCTGCACGCCGGCGCGGGCGTCCGTACACTCGGGCGCTGCATTTTTTGACGGAGCCCGTTGCATGAACACCCTTCCCCTTGGCCACAGCGACCTGCGTGTCACCCCCATCTGCCTGGGCACCATGACCTTCGGTGAGCAGGTGGACGAGCACGACGCCCATGCCATCCTGGACCAGGCGCTGGAGCGCGGGGTGAATTTCATCGACACGGCGGAGATGTACGCCGTGCCGGCGCGCGAGGCCACCTATGGCGCCACCGAGACCATCATCGGCAACTGGCTGGCAGCGCGCCCCGGCGTGCGCCAGCGGCTGGTGCTGGCGACCAAGGTGGCCGGGCCCTCGCGCGGCATGCCGTGGATTCGTGACGGCGTGGGCATGACGGCCGCCGACATTGCCGCTTCGTGCGAGGGCAGCCTGCGCCGGCTGCAGACGGACGTGATCGACCTGTACCAGATCCACTGGCCCGAGCGGCATGTGCCCGCCTTTGGCCAGCTTTACTACGACCCGGCCAAGGAGACCAGCCAGACGCCCCTGCACGAGCAGCTGCAGGCGCTCGCCCGGCTGGTGCGCGCCGGCAAGGTGCGCTACATCGGCCTGTCCAACGAGACGCCCTGGGGCGTGCACGAGTTTGTGCGACTGGCCGAGCAGCACGGCCTGCCGCGCGTGGTGGCGGTGCAAAACCCGTACGGCCTGCTCAACCGCAGCTGGGACAACGCCATGGACGAGAGCTGCCACCGCCTCGGCGTGTCGCTGCTGGCGTACTCGCCGCTGGGCTTCGGCCTGCTCACGGGCAAGTACGACCAGCATGCGCCCACCGAGCCAGGGGCGCCGCAGGATGCGCGCCTGGCGCGCTACGAATCGGTGCGCAAGCAGCGCTGGGGCCGGCCGGAAGCGCTGGCCGGCGCGCGCCGCTACAACCAGCTGGCGCGCGATCACGGGCTGACGCCCACCCAGCTGGCGCTGGCGTTTTGTTACCGCAGCTGGCGCGTGGCCAGCACCATCATCGGCGTGACCTCTGCCGCGCAGCTGCATGACGACCTGGACGCCTGGAGCGTGCAGTTGAGCCCTGAGCTGCTGGCCGAGATCGACGCCATCCGCTGGCAGCTGCGCGACCCGGCGCAGTAAATATTTAGGTAAAAAACGGCTCCAGCGCCCGCCAGTCAAGCGCTGGCAGCTATCAATTTTGAATATTTTCCATGGCGAAGAAAGGCAAGGTCGCGCACATCAGCGAGACGCCCGCCACGCAGCTGCTGCGCGCGCGCGGCGTGGCGTTCACCGAGCACCCCTACGACTACGTGGAGCACGGCGGCTCGGCCGAGTCAGCGCGCCAGCTAGGGCTGGATGAACACCTGGTCGTCAAGACCCTGGTCATGCAGGACCAGGACGCGCGCCCGCTCGTCGTGCTGATGCATGGCGATTGCACCGTGTCCACCAAGAACCTGGCGCGCCAGATCGGCGCCAAGAGCGTCGAGCCGTGCAAGCCCGACGTCGCCCACCGGCACAGCGGCTACCTGGTGGGCGGCACCTCGCCCTTTGGCACGCGCAAGGCGATGCCGGTGTTCATCGAGGAAAGCATTCTTGAGCTGCCGCGCATCGCCATCAACGGCGGGCGGCGCGGCTACCTGGTGCAGCTCGATCCGCAGGTCTGCGTGCAGCTGCTGGGCGCGCGGGCCGTGCAGTGCGCGCTGGCACAATGACCGGCCGCTTTTCCACGACTGTCGCCTTCTCAACGTGAATTCCATCCTGCTCACCCTTGCCGCCACCGTGGCCGCCTACTTGCTGGGCTCGCTGTCGTTCGCCGTCATCGTCAGCCGCCTGATGGGCCTGAACGACCCGCGCACCTACGGCAGCAAGAACCCCGGCGCGACCAACGTGCTGCGCTCGGGCAACAAGGCCGCGGCGGTCGTCACGCTGCTGTTCGACGCGCTCAAGGGCTGGCTGCCGGTGGTGCTGGTGCGCTGGTTCGGCCCGCCCTACGGGCTGGAGGAGGGCACCCTGGCGCTGGTGGGCCTGGCGGCCTTCGTGGGCCACCTGTGGCCGGTGTTCTTCCGCTTCGAAGGCGGCAAGGGCGTGGCCACGGCTGCCGGCGTGCTGCTGGGCATCAGCGGCTGGCTGGGCCTGGCCACGCTGGCCACCTGGGTCATCATCGCCTTCTTCTTTCGCTACTCCTCGCTGGCATCGCTGGTGGCGGCGGTGTTTGCACCCTTCTTCTATGTGCTGGGCGCCGGCATGGCCTGGTACAGCGACGCGCGCGTGGGCCTGGCAATCGCTGTCATGTCCGGGCTGCTCGCCTGGCGGCACAAGGACAACATCCGCCGCCTGGTCCAGGGCCAGGAATCGCGCCTGGGCGCCAAGAAGAAGTAGGGGCTGCTAGAGCGTCTGCGTGCGCTGGGCCGCGTACAGGCCCAGGCGCACCATGGTGCGGTGGTTCAGCTCCAGCGTGACGGCCGAGCGCGCCAGCGCCGACTGGATGCGCGGGCCGCTGCTGCTTTGCGTCTGGTACAGCTGGGGCGCCGTCAGCGGCTCGCCGCGCGCGTCCAGCACGCTGGCCACCAGCGGGGCGTTGGCCCGCTCGCTGCGGCGCAGCACCACGGCCGCCTCGCCGTTGTCCATGCGCACGAAGGTGCCCGGCGGGCACAGCCCCACGGTGCGCACCAGGGTGTGGCTGACCTCGTCGCGCCCCTGTCCCTCGTCGCCCACGATGGCGCGCACCGAATCGGTGGCGCTGCGGCCCGCGCGCGACGTGCGCGGACTGATCATGGCGGCGTAGCGGTCGATGGTGCCCAGCACGCGGGCCAGGCGCTGCGCCGGGGGCAGGCTGGCCAGGGGCGCCTGCTCGGGCAGCTGAACGTGGTGCTGGGCCACCACCTGCAGCCACAGCGCATCGCCGATGCCCATGCGCTGCAGCAGCTCGCAGCCGACCTGGGGGTGGCGGGCCACAGCCTGCTGCTGCTCGGGTGTAAGCGGCTCGCGCTGCTCGGCCAGCTGGTCCTGCAGCGCCGTCATGCCGATGTTCATGGTGAAGGCCGCGCCCACCAGGCTGGCGCGCTCGTGCGCGGGCAGGGCCAGCTCGCCCGCCAGGATGTGGCACAGCGCGGCGCACACCAGCGCGTGCGAGCCGCTGTAGCCCACGGTGGAGGTGGTGGCCAGCTGGAACATCAGGTACAGCGCCGCGTCGATGTCGTGGGCCACCAGGTCGGCCAGCCAACGGTCGCACTGGCGCAGCTTGGGGCCCAGCCCCTGCACCTGGGACGGACGGGCCAGCAGCGTGCAGGCGAGCGCCTCCAGGTCGGACCACTGGCCCAGCAGGTCTTCGTACTCGCTGTCCGGCGGCTCGCCGGCGCGAGGCTTAGTCGCGGAAGTTGTCAAAGGTCAGCGGCAGGTCGGTCACTTCCTTGCGGATCAGCGCCATGACGGCCTGCAGGTCGTCGCGCTTGGGTGCAGTGACGCGCACTTTCTCTTCCTGGATGGCGGCCTGCACCTTCAGCTTGCTGTCCTTGATCAGGCGCTGGATCTTCTTGGCCTGCTCGGAGTCGATGCCGTTCTTGACCTTGACGATCTGCTTGACCTTGTCGCCGCCGATCTTGGTGGGTTTTTGCACGTCCAGGAAGCGCACGTCCACGCTGCGCTTGGTGAGCTTGCCGCGCAGCAGGTCCTCGACCTGCTGCAGCTGGAACTCGGCGTCGCCCAGCAGCGTGATTTCCTTGTCCTTGAGCTCCACGCCGGCGGACGTGCCCTTGAAGTCGAAGCGCGTGCCGATCTCCTTGGAGGCGTTGTCCACGGCGTTCTTCACTTCAACGAAATTGGCTTCACAAACGATATCGAAAGAGGGCATGACAGTACCTCGGAAAACGGGCCAGGCCCCGTGCGGCAAAGGCACGGGTGCGACAATTCGGGCAATGGTAGTCGAGAAAAATGTGCCCTTGCAGGGCTGCAACACCTTCGGCATCGCGGCGCGCGCCCACACCCTGGTGCGCGTGCGCGCGCCGCAGGACGTGCAGGACGTGCTGGCCGACCCGCTGCTGGCGCGGTCACCGAAATTCGTGCTGGGCGGGGGCAGCAACATCGTGCTGACGGGCGACGTCGAGCCGCTGGTGCTGAAGATGGAGATCCGAGGCATGCGCCTGCTGGAGGAAACGGACAGGGGCTGGATCGTCGAGGCCGGCGCCGGCGAGGCCTGGCACGACGCCGTGGCCTGGACGCTGGCGCACGGCTGGCCGGGGCTGGAGAACCTGGCGCTGATCCCTGGCACCGTGGGCGCGGCGCCGGTGCAAAACATCGGCGCCTATGGCGTGGAGCTGCAGGACCGCTTCCACTCGCTGCGCGCGGTGGACCTGGACACGGGGGCCACTTTCGAGCTGGATGCCTCGCAATGCGCCTTCGGCTACCGCGACTCGGTGTTCAAGCACCGCTCGCCGGCTGCCGGCGGCTTCGGCCTGGCCGGCCGCGCCATCATCACGCACGTGCGCTTTTGGCTGTCCAAGGACTGGCGGCCCGAGCTGGGCTACCTGGACCTGGAGAAAAAGCGCGAGGAATCGGGCATCCAGCAGCCCAGCGCGCAGCAGATCTTCGAGTGGGTGTGCGAGGTGCGCCGCGCCAAGCTGCCCGATCCGGCCGTGGTGGGCAACGCCGGCAGCTTCTTCAAGAACCCCACCGTCACGCCCGAGCAGTGCCAGGACATCATCGCCCGCGAGCCCAAGGTGGTGCACTACGTGCTGCCTGACGGGCGCTTCAAGCTGGCCGCCGGCTGGCTGATCGACGCCTGCGGCTGGCGCGGCAAGAGCGTGGGCAAGGCGGGCGTCTATGACCGCCAGGCGCTGGTGCTGGTCAACCGCGGCACGCCCGAGGCCAGCGTGACCGGCGGCGAGGTGATGACACTGGCGCGCGCCATCCAGACCAGCGTCTATGAGCGCTTCGGCATCCGGCTGGAGCCGGAGCCGGTGGTCGTCTGACGCTCCTGTTTTGATAGCTGCCGGCGCTTGATTGGCGGGCGCTGGAGGCCAAAAAGGCTTGAAGCCCGGCTACATCGACTCGGCCAGCATGGCGCGGTAGTCGTCGGCGCTGGCCTCGCGCGGGTTGGTCTTGTGGCAGTGGTCGGCCATGGCGCCGCGGATCACCTCGTCCCACATGTCCTCGGTCACGCCCAGGCCAGCCAGGCGGGTGGGCAGGCCCAGGCGGTCGGTCATGTCCTTCACGGCCTCGGCCACGTCGGCGCCTTGCGGCAACCCCATGGCGTGCGCCATGCGCTCGATGCGCCGCTCTGTTTGTACCTGCCCAGCCTGCGCGTTGAAGCGGATCACGGCCGGCAGGAACACCGCGTTCAGCGTGCCGTGGTGCAGCCGCGGGTTCAGCCCGCCCAGGCTGTGGCTGAGCGAGTGCACGCAGCCCAGCCCTTTCTGGAACGCCATGGCGCCCTGCATGCTGGCGCTCATCATGTTCAGCCGCGCTTCGCGGTTGGCGCCATCGCGCGTGGCCGCCTCGATGTGCTGCCAGCCGCGCGCCAGGCCGTCGAGCGCGATGCCGTCGGCCGGCGGGTTGAAGGCGGTGGACATGAAGGTCTCCATGCAGTGCGCGATGGCGTCCATGCCGGTGGCGGCGGTGAGCTGCGGCGGCAGGCCCAGCGTCAGGCCCGGGTCGCAGATCGCGGTGCGCGGCACCAGGTGCCAGGAGTGAAAGCCCAGCTTGCGGTGGTCATCCACGATGAGGATGGCGCCGCGCGCCACCTCGCTGCCGGTGCCGCTGGTGGTGGGCACGGCGATCAAAGGTGCCACGCGCTCGGTAATGCGCGCCGAGCCGCCCTCGATGGTGGCGTAGGTGGTGAGCGGCCCCTCGTGCGTGGCGGCGATGGCGATGCCCTTGGCGCAGTCGATGGCCGAGCCGCCGCCCACGGCGATCAGGCCGTCGCAGCGCTCCTGGCGGTACAGCTGCACGGCGGCGCGCACGGCAGCCTCGGTGGGGTTGGAGGGGGTCTGGTCGAACACCGCGACGGCCAGGCCGGCCAGAGCATCGAGCGCCGGCTGCAGCACGCCGGCCGCGCGCACGCCCGGGTCGGTCACCACCAGCGGGCGCGTGATGCCGACGCGGGCGCATTCCTGCGCCAGCAGGCGCACCGCGCCGAATTCGAACTGGATCTGGGTGACGTAGTTGATGAAGGCCATGGCTGCAACGGACGGTGGATAGCAATTACGATGACCCGCCACATTACAACCAGGAGACCCGTATGACCAAGAAGCAAACCCTTGCAGGGCTGGCGCTGGCCGTCGCCTGCGCGACAGGCGCCAGCGCCCAGTGCCTGGACGACGCGCAGGTCGGCGCCCTGGCCGCGCGCTACGCCGACAAGGCGCCGGCGGCCAATTTCGCCGCGCCGCTGTCGGATGCCGACGCCGCCTGCACGAGAAAGCGCTTCAACGCGCTGCTGGCCGAGCGCCTGGGCAAGGTGGTGGGCTACAAGGCGGGCCTTACCAACCCGGCGGTGCAAAAGCGCTTTGGTACCGACCAGCCGGTGTGGGGCGTGCTGTACGAAGGCATGGTGCAGGCGAGCGGCTTTGCCACGCCGGCGCAGTTCGGCGCCCGCCCGCTGTACGAGGCCGACATGCTGGTGCGCGTGAAGGACGCGGCCATCCACCACGCCCGCACGCCGTACGAGGTGCTGCAGCACATCGACCAGGTCATCCCCTTCGTCGAGCTGCCCGACCTGATCGTGGAAAAGCCTGGCGAGCTGAACGGCGCCGGCGTGGCCGCCATCAACGTGGGCGCGCGCCTGGGCGTGGCCGGCGAACCCATCGCCGTGCCCGCCACGCGCGGCGAGCGCTACCGCCTGCTGGATGCGCTGGAGCGCATGCAGGTGCAGCTGACCAACCAAAGCGGCGAGCTGCTGGCCAGCGGCAAGGGCAGCGACATCCTGGGCCATCCGCTCAACGCCGTGGTGTGGCTCGCCCAGGCGCTGCAAAAGGAGGGCATCACGCTCAAGGCCGGCGACCTGGTCAGCCTGGGCTCGTTCTCGCCGCTGCTGCCCCCGAAGCCCGGCCTGGGCGTGACGGCCACCTACATCGGCCTGCCCGGCGCCAAGCCGGTGCAGGTGAGCTTTCAGTGAGCGGCGGCGCGCCGGGCCTGCAGTCGGCCTTTGAGGCGCACGCCCGCCAGCTCACCCCGCAGATGCGCAGCGTGCTCGAGCGCATGGCCCGCCTGGGCCGCCCGCCATTGCACTCTTTGCCCCCGGACCAGGCGCGCGCCGCCTACCAGGCCGGCGCCGAGGTGCTGGAGGTGCCGCGCGCCGAGCTGGCCCGCGTGGAGGACCTGCACATCCCCGCGCGCGACGGCGCATCGCTGCCCGCGCGCCTGTACGCACCCACGCTTGACGCCGGCCTGCCGCTGCTGCTGTTCCTGCACGGCGGCGGCTTCACCATCGGCAGCGTGGCCACGCACGACGTGCTGTGCCGCGAGCTGGCGCGGCTGGGCCGGTGCATGGTGGTGTCGCTGGACTATCGCCTCGCGCCCGAGCACCGCTTTCCCACCGCCGTGCACGACAGCTGGGACGCGCTGCGGTGGCTGGCCGCCCAGGCTACGCAACTGGGCGCGGATGGCTCGCGCCTGGCCGTGGGCGGCGACAGCGCCGGCGGCACGCTGGCCGCCGTCAGCGCCTTGCTGGCGCGCGACGCCGGCCTGGCGCTGGCGCTGCAGCTGCTGATCTACCCGGGCACCACGGCGCACCAGGACACGCCCTCGCACACCCGCTTCGCCCACGGCCTGGTGCTGGACCAGCCGGCCATCGCCTGGTTCTTCGAGCAGTACGTGGGCCACGGCCCCGAGCGCGAGGACTGGCGCTTCGCCCCGCTGCTGGCGCACGACCTGGAGGGCGCCGCCCCGGCCTGGGTGGCCCTGGCCGAGCTGGACCCGCTGGTGGACGAGGGCGTGGACTACGCCGACCGCCTGCGCGCCGCCGGCGTGCCGGTGGACATCGAGATCTACCGCGGCGTGACGCACGAGTTCATCAAGATGGGCCGGGCCCTGCCCGAGGCGCGCCAGTTCCACCAGGACGCGGGCCGCGCGCTGCGCCAGGCCTTCGCCACCGACTGACCTTTTTTCTTTGTTCTTTTGTCGCCATGCAACGTCAAGACTTCCGCTGCTTTCACCGCCTGCGCGTGCGCTGGGCCGAGGTGGACCCCCAGAAAATCGTCTTCAACGCCCACTACCTGACCTACGCCGACTGCGCGGTGACCGAGTACTGGCGCGCCCTGGCCTTGCCCTACGAGGCCAGCATGCACGTACTGGGCGGCGAGGTCTATCTGAAGAAGGCCGGGGTGGAATACCACGCCTCGGCGCGGCTGGAGGACATCCTGGACGTGGGTATCCGCTGCACGCGCATCGGCAGCAGCTCCATGGTGTTCGACGTGGGCATCTTCGCCGGCGACCGGCTGCTGGTCAGCATCGAGCTGATCTACGTTTTTGCCGACCCGGCCACGCAGACCAAGCGCCCCGTGCCGCCGGCGCTGCGCGCCATCATCGAGCACTACGAGGCCGCCGGCACCATGGTGGAGCTGCGTACCGGCGGCTGGGACACGCTTGGCCGCGACGCCACTGCCCTGCGCATGGCCGTCTTCGTGCAGGAGCAGGGGATCGATCCGGCCATCGAGATCGACGACCAGGACGCGCTGGCCGTGCACGCCGTGGCCTACAACCGCCTGGGCCTGCCCGTGGCCACGGGCAGGCTGCTGCCGGCCGTGGATGGCCAGGGGCGCATTGGCCGCATGGCGGTGGACCGCGTGGTGCGCGGCCAGCGCTGGGGCCGCGCCGTGCTGGATGCGCTGATGCAGGCCGCCCGCGAGCGCGGCGACAGCCACGCCACGCTGCACGCCCAGCGCAGCGCCGAGGACTTCTACCGCCGCGCCGGCTTTGCCGTGCAGGGCGAGCCGTTCGACGAGGCCGGCATCGCCCACATCACCATGCTGCGCGCCCTGCAGTGACTATGCTTTTGATAGCTGCCTGCGCTTGATGGGCGGGCGCTGGAGGCGGTTTTGACCTCTATTTTGGTCAGATGTCTTCCAGCAGCGCGTAGGGCAGGGCGGCCAGCGCCAGGGGCGCGCCGCCCACCGCCAGCGGCTTGTCCGCCGCGGCAATCTGCATGGACACCAGCGCATCCACGCCGCCGGCCGGGCTGGCGGCGGCCTGCACCACCTGGCCCACGGGCTGTTCGGCATCGCCTTGCGCGAACACCTCGGCACCCACCTCCAGGGCCGACGGCGCATGCACCAAGAAGGCGCGGCGCTTGAGCGTGCCGCGGAACTGGCTGCGCGCCACCACCTCCTGGCCGGGGTAGCAGCCCTTTTTGAAGTTCACGCCGCCCACCGATTCGTAGTTCAGCATCTGCGGCACGAAGGCCTCCACCACCGGCTGGGTCAGCGTGGCCACGCCGCTGCGCACTTCGCCCCACAGCCACAGTTCGGGCGCCAGCGGCGCGGCCATCAGGGCCGGGCTGCCGGCGGGCGCCAGCCACAGGGCGCGCGGCTGGCCGTCGGCCGGGTACAGGGCGATTACGCTGGCGCCGCCCGCCTGCGCCAGCGTCCAGGGCGGGCTGCCTGCCGGCAGCAGGGCGGAGGCTGCCTCGCCCGTCAGGCCCAGCAGCTGGAAGTCGGCCGTGGCATCGCTCAGTTTCGCCTTGGCCCGCAGCACGAACATCGACAGCCGCTTGAGCGTGGGCGCCAGCAGGTCGCGGCTGCACACCAGCAGCACCTCATCGGCGCTGCGCTTGAAGCCGATGAAGCTGGCCAGCATGCGGCCCTTGGGGTTGAGCAGCGCGGCCAGGCGCGCGTGCTGCAGGTCCAGCAGGGCGAAGTCCTGCGTCAGCTGGCCATGCAGGAAGGCGGCGGCGTCCTCGCCGGCCACGCGGATCACGCCCAGGTGGAGCAGCGGCGCGGCCCCGGCGGGCAGCAGGGCGGCGGGGTTCAGGGCAGGGGTCACGGGCTGGGATGCGGTCATCCGTCAATTATCATGGCCGGCTCCCTTGCCCCTGCCAACGCTGCTTTTTCTCCCTGACAACCGTGCGCCGACTGCTCGTCCTGTTGCTCCTTATCGCGGTCGCCGCCGGCGTCGGCGCCGCCTGGTGGCTGCACGCGCCCCTGCCCCAGCGCGCCGGCAGCGCCCCGGCCGGCCAGCCGCTGGAGCTGGAGATCGAGCCCGGCACCACTCCGCGCGGCGTGGCCCGCGCGGCCGTGCAGGCCGGGCTGGACACCAACGCCGACCTGCTGTACTGGTGGTTCCGCCTGTCGGGCAAGGGCCGGGGCATCAAGGCCGGCAACTACGAGATCCCGGCAGGCACGTCGCCCCGGGCGCTGCTGCAAAAGCTGGTGCGCGGCGAAGAAGCCCTGCGCGCCGTGACGCTGGTGGAGGGCTGGACCTTCCGCCAGGTGCGCCAGGCCGTGGCCCGCGCCGAGCAGCTGCGCCCGGACACCGCCAGCCAGAGCGACGAGGCCATCATGGCCGCCCTGGGCCGCGCCGGCGTGGCGCCCGAGGGGCGGTTCTTCCCCGACACCTACACCTACGCCAAGGGCAGCAGCGACTTGGGCCTGCTGCGCCGCGCGCTGCACGCCATGGATCGGCGCCTGGAGGCCACCTGGGCGCAGCGCGATGCGCGCACGCCGCTGAAGAGCGCCGACCAGGCCCTCATCCTGGCCAGCATCGTGGAGAAGGAAACCGGCCGCGCCGAAGACCGCGCGCAGATCGCGGGCGTCTTCACCAACCGCCTGCGCACCGGCATGCTGCTGCAGACCGACCCGACCGTCATCTACGGCCTGGGCGAGAAGTTCGACGGCAACCTGCGCCGGCGCGACCTGACCACCGACACGCCCTTCAACACCTACACCCGCGCTGGCCTGCCGCCCACGCCGATCGCCATGCCGGGCAAGGCCTCGCTGCTGGCCGCGGTGCAGCCGGCCGACACGCGCGCCCTGTACTTCGTCGCCCGCGGCGACGGCTCCAGCCATTTCAGCGAATCGCTGGACGAGCACAACCGCGCCGTCAACAAATACCAGCGCAAGCAGTGACGACAGGCCTGTTCATCACCTTCGAGGGCATCGACGGCGCCGGCAAGTCCTCGCACATCGACGCGCTGGCGCGCGCCTTTGCCCAGGCGGGCCGCACCGCCCTGGTGACGCGCGAGCCCGGGGGCACGCCGCTGGCGGAGAAGCTGCGCGAGCTGCTGCTGCACGACGCCATGGACGCGCTGACCGAGACGCTGCTGGTGTTCGCCGCCCGGCGCGACCACTTGGCGCAGGTGATCGTCCCGGCCCTGGCGCGCGGCGAAGTGGTGCTGTGCGACCGCTTCACCGATGCCACCTTCGCCTACCAGGGCGGGGGGCGCGGCTTCGACTGGCAGGTGCTATCACAAATGGAGCAGCTTGCGCAGACCGGGCTTGGGCTGGAGCCCGATTTGATGCTCAACCCGCAGCTGACCCTGTGGTTCGACCTGCCGCCCGAGCTGGCGGCCCGGCGCCTGGCCGCGGCGCGTGCGCCTGACCGCTTCGAGGCCCAGCCGCTGGAATTCTTCACCCGCGTGGCGCAGGGCTACGCCCGCCGCGCCGCCGAAGCCGGGCCACGCTTTGCCCGCATCGACGCCGACCGCGCGCGCGAGCACGTAGCCGCCCAGATGCTGGCAGAGGTGGCCGAGCGCGGCTGGCTGCCCGCGCAAGGGGCCGCTGCATGAGCGCGCAGCCTGCCGTCGCCCCCTGGGTGGCCCTGCAGCGCGACCAGCTGCTGGCCCAGCGCGGCCACGCCTGGCTCTTGCACGGGCCGGCCGGCCTGGGCCAGTACGAGCTGGCACTGGAGCTAGTGCGCGCCTGGCTATGCGACGCGCCCACGCCTCACGGTGCCTGCGGCCAGTGCGCCAGCTGCCACGGCATTGCCGTGCGCGCCCATGCCGACCTGTGCGTGCTGATGCCCGAGACGCAGATGCTGGAGCTGGGCTGGCCCCTGCCCGAGAAGGCCCAGGCCGACATCGACGACAAGAAGCGCAAGGCGAGCCGCGAGATCCGCGTGGAGGCGATGCGCGACGCTGTGGAATTCGCCCAGCGCACCAGCGCCCGGGGCCGCGGCAA
The DNA window shown above is from Pulveribacter suum and carries:
- the murB gene encoding UDP-N-acetylmuramate dehydrogenase, giving the protein MVVEKNVPLQGCNTFGIAARAHTLVRVRAPQDVQDVLADPLLARSPKFVLGGGSNIVLTGDVEPLVLKMEIRGMRLLEETDRGWIVEAGAGEAWHDAVAWTLAHGWPGLENLALIPGTVGAAPVQNIGAYGVELQDRFHSLRAVDLDTGATFELDASQCAFGYRDSVFKHRSPAAGGFGLAGRAIITHVRFWLSKDWRPELGYLDLEKKREESGIQQPSAQQIFEWVCEVRRAKLPDPAVVGNAGSFFKNPTVTPEQCQDIIAREPKVVHYVLPDGRFKLAAGWLIDACGWRGKSVGKAGVYDRQALVLVNRGTPEASVTGGEVMTLARAIQTSVYERFGIRLEPEPVVV
- a CDS encoding alpha/beta hydrolase, which gives rise to MRSVLERMARLGRPPLHSLPPDQARAAYQAGAEVLEVPRAELARVEDLHIPARDGASLPARLYAPTLDAGLPLLLFLHGGGFTIGSVATHDVLCRELARLGRCMVVSLDYRLAPEHRFPTAVHDSWDALRWLAAQATQLGADGSRLAVGGDSAGGTLAAVSALLARDAGLALALQLLIYPGTTAHQDTPSHTRFAHGLVLDQPAIAWFFEQYVGHGPEREDWRFAPLLAHDLEGAAPAWVALAELDPLVDEGVDYADRLRAAGVPVDIEIYRGVTHEFIKMGRALPEARQFHQDAGRALRQAFATD
- a CDS encoding iron-containing alcohol dehydrogenase — translated: MAFINYVTQIQFEFGAVRLLAQECARVGITRPLVVTDPGVRAAGVLQPALDALAGLAVAVFDQTPSNPTEAAVRAAVQLYRQERCDGLIAVGGGSAIDCAKGIAIAATHEGPLTTYATIEGGSARITERVAPLIAVPTTSGTGSEVARGAILIVDDHRKLGFHSWHLVPRTAICDPGLTLGLPPQLTAATGMDAIAHCMETFMSTAFNPPADGIALDGLARGWQHIEAATRDGANREARLNMMSASMQGAMAFQKGLGCVHSLSHSLGGLNPRLHHGTLNAVFLPAVIRFNAQAGQVQTERRIERMAHAMGLPQGADVAEAVKDMTDRLGLPTRLAGLGVTEDMWDEVIRGAMADHCHKTNPREASADDYRAMLAESM
- a CDS encoding YbgC/FadM family acyl-CoA thioesterase — its product is MQRQDFRCFHRLRVRWAEVDPQKIVFNAHYLTYADCAVTEYWRALALPYEASMHVLGGEVYLKKAGVEYHASARLEDILDVGIRCTRIGSSSMVFDVGIFAGDRLLVSIELIYVFADPATQTKRPVPPALRAIIEHYEAAGTMVELRTGGWDTLGRDATALRMAVFVQEQGIDPAIEIDDQDALAVHAVAYNRLGLPVATGRLLPAVDGQGRIGRMAVDRVVRGQRWGRAVLDALMQAARERGDSHATLHAQRSAEDFYRRAGFAVQGEPFDEAGIAHITMLRALQ
- a CDS encoding 2-keto-4-pentenoate hydratase, whose amino-acid sequence is MTKKQTLAGLALAVACATGASAQCLDDAQVGALAARYADKAPAANFAAPLSDADAACTRKRFNALLAERLGKVVGYKAGLTNPAVQKRFGTDQPVWGVLYEGMVQASGFATPAQFGARPLYEADMLVRVKDAAIHHARTPYEVLQHIDQVIPFVELPDLIVEKPGELNGAGVAAINVGARLGVAGEPIAVPATRGERYRLLDALERMQVQLTNQSGELLASGKGSDILGHPLNAVVWLAQALQKEGITLKAGDLVSLGSFSPLLPPKPGLGVTATYIGLPGAKPVQVSFQ
- a CDS encoding YajQ family cyclic di-GMP-binding protein, which encodes MPSFDIVCEANFVEVKNAVDNASKEIGTRFDFKGTSAGVELKDKEITLLGDAEFQLQQVEDLLRGKLTKRSVDVRFLDVQKPTKIGGDKVKQIVKVKNGIDSEQAKKIQRLIKDSKLKVQAAIQEEKVRVTAPKRDDLQAVMALIRKEVTDLPLTFDNFRD